CTGTATCGAAGGCGATGGCGATGTCTGGCCGAGGGAGTTGCAGTCCCATGGCGTGGAGCAGGTCTGCGAAGAAGAGCAGGTTCTGCCCGTTGGAGGAGAGGAGCAGGGCGATGTGCCCCGGGGTGTGCCCGTAGGCGGCGAGGGGGGTTGCGCCGGGGAGCAGTTCCTTGCCGGGCTCGAAGGTTTGCACCTTGCCGGGGTAGAGTGCCAGCATCTCGCGGGCGGTGGTGAAGGTGGAGCGGGCGCGTTCGGGGGCCTTGGCTTCGTTGTCGGGGTTGAGCCAGTAGTCGTATTCCGCTTTGGAGAGGTAGACAGTGGCGTTGGGATAGGCGGCCTTGCCGTCCAGGCCCAGTCCGCCGGTGTGGTCGCGGTGCAGGTGGGTGAGCACGATGTCCGTGACGGCTTCGGGCTTCACGCCCGCCTCGTCCATGGCTTTGGGCAGCCCGCCAGCGCCGGGGCCGAGGATCTTGCCGCCGCCGGTGTCCACC
This sequence is a window from Fundidesulfovibrio magnetotacticus. Protein-coding genes within it:
- a CDS encoding MBL fold metallo-hydrolase, producing MTATGWFAGCLLAALCCCLGATPARCAQPLLGKADVGAIKAFVLSDGYREMDAKLLLADTPDKQEAVKAAYPDGKTLNSLNVLLFKSGDRVVLVDTGGGKILGPGAGGLPKAMDEAGVKPEAVTDIVLTHLHRDHTGGLGLDGKAAYPNATVYLSKAEYDYWLNPDNEAKAPERARSTFTTAREMLALYPGKVQTFEPGKELLPGATPLAAYGHTPGHIALLLSSNGQNLLFFADLLHAMGLQLPRPDIAIAFDTDPAQAVQARKALLERAAKEGWTVTGVHVPGPETYKIKASGQGFELVK